The Prionailurus bengalensis isolate Pbe53 chromosome D2, Fcat_Pben_1.1_paternal_pri, whole genome shotgun sequence genome window below encodes:
- the CUZD1 gene encoding CUB and zona pellucida-like domain-containing protein 1, which translates to MEAVSRLVPLALFMVPCLAEFNWTQSEGKSSCRATVGGTSQSDAHRALILQLNPNEDCTWTLEKPENKSIRIIFSHFQLDPSGGCKNENIKVFDGNSTKGSLLGKVCSKHDYVPVFESSSDTLTVQIVTDSVRMQRTVFIFYYYFSPGTSIPNCGGYLDASEGSFTSPNYPNPHPALAYCVWHIQVEKGYKIKLHFKDIFIEVDEYCRFDFIAVYDGSSTTSGLLGQVCGYVKPTFESSSDSLTVVLSTDYANSYRGFTASYTSVYAGNVNTTSLTCSSDKMRVIISKSYLGLLKYSENNLQLNDPTCRPKISNVVEFSIPLDGCGTVKKVEDHSITYTNIITLIPSSASEVITRQKHLQIVLKCEMERNSTVEMMYITEDDIIQNQNVLGKYNTSMALFESNSFEKPLLSPYYVDLNQTLFVQVSIHTSDPDLVVFLDTCIASPTSDFASPTYDLIKSGCSRDETCEVYPFSGHYGRFQFNAFKFLRNLGSVYLQCKILICDSSDHQSRCNQGCVSRRKRDISSYKWKADSVIGPIRLKRDQSASGNSGFQYQIHGEETQNQPFNSLQLCLFMALALNVVIVATITARHFVKQRTDYKYQKLQNMN; encoded by the exons ATGGAGGCTGTGAGCAGGCTTGTCCCCTTGGCCCTTTTCATGGTGCCGTGTTTGGCAGAGTTCAACTGGACCCAGTCTGAAG GCAAATCTAGCTGCCGGGCCACCGTGGGAGGCACCAGCCAATCGGATGCCCATAGAGCCCTAATCCTGCAACTCAATCCCAATGAGGACTGCACCTGGACActagaaaaaccagaaaacaaaagcatcaGAATCATTTTTTCCCACTTCCA GCTGGATCCCAGTGGAGggtgtaaaaatgaaaacattaaagtttttGATGGAAACTCTACCAAGGGGTCTCTGCTCGGGAAAGTCTGCAGTAAACATGACTACGTTCCTGTTTTTGAGTCATCATCTGATACGTTAACAGTTCAAATAGTCACCGATTCTGTAAGAATGCAAAGAACTGTCTTCATCTTCTACTACTACTTCTCACCCGGCACCT CTATTCCAAACTGTGGTGGTTACTTGGATGCCTCCGAAGGATCCTTTACCAGCCCCAATTACCCAAATCCACATCCTGCACTGGCTTATTGCGTGTGGCACATACAAGTGGAGAAAGGTTACAAGATAAAATTACACTTCAAAGACATTTT CATAGAAGTGGACGAATACTGCAGATTTGACTTCATTGCCGTTTATGATGGCTCCTCCACCACCTCTGGCCTGCTTGGACAAGTGTGTGGCTACGTGAAGCCCACCTTTGAATCCTCGTCGGACTCGCTGACTGTTGTGCTATCTACAGATTACGCCAACTCCTACCGAGGCTTCACTGCTTCCTACACTTCAGTTTACGCGGGAAACGTCAACACTA CATCCTTAACTTGCTCCTCAGACAAGATGAGAGTTATCATTAGTAAATCCTACCTGGGATTATTAAAATATAGCGAGAATAACTTACAACTAAATGACCCAACTTGCAGACCAAAGATATCAAATGTGGTGGAATTTTCTATTCCTCTGGATGGATGCGGTACAGTCAAAAAG GTAGAAGATCATTCAATTACTTACACCAACATAATCACTCTCATTCCGTCCTCCGCATCGGAAGTGATCACCCGCCAGAAACATCTCCAGATTGTTCTGAAGTGTGAAATGGAACGTAATTCTACTGTGGAGATGATGTACATAACAGAAGATGACataatacaaaatcaaaatgtgCTGGGCAAATATAACACGAGCATGGCTCTTTTTGAATCCAATTCATTTGAAAAGCCTCTGCTGTCACCATATTATGTGGATTTGAACCAAACTCTTTTTGTTCAAGTCAGCATCCACACCTCGGATCCAGATTTGGTGGTTTTTCTTGATACCTGTATTGCCTCTCCCACGTCTGACTTTGCATCCCCAACCTATGACCTCATCAAGAGTGG ATGTAGTCGAGATGAGACTTGTGAGGTGTATCCGTTTTCTGGACACTATGGAAGATTCCAATTTAATGCCTTTAAATTCTTGAGAAATCTGGGCTCCGTGTATCTACAGTGTAAGATTTTGATATGTGACAGTAGTGACCATCAGTCTCGCTGCAACCAAGGCTGTGTCTCTAGAAGGAAACGAGACATTTCTTCATACAAATGGAAGGCGGATTCTGTCATAGGACCTATTCGTCTGAAAAGGGATCAAAGTGCAAGTGGAAATTCAG GATTTCAGTATCAAATACATGGAGAAGAAACTCAGAATCAACCTTTCAACAGTCTGCAACTATGTTTATTCATGGCCCTTGCTCTGAATGTAGTGATTGTGGCTACGATCACAGCAAGGCATTTTGTGAAGCAGAGAACAGACTACAAGTACCAGAAGCTGCAGAATATGAACTAA